The genomic segment gcacaaattttcacataggCACAAAAAAAAGCGAATTCCgcgagccgaattccgcggtgtgaacttaacattagcgtgaatgggtttccgcgggacccgttcacactgcggaatttcagcgccgccgaaattgttctgcgcaaaaaaagaacacgttcattctttgcacggaagtccgcgagcactgcatagctgtcaatggtgacggctcagtgccgcccggttctaccgccgccgccgcctgccagtctgaatctaccctaatgggtcgttataaggatatttttaagattttggaagctgggatactcactacacccatgcatatctatataataaagtatgggaggaacttaaaaaatttttgaaatcacatggagttttgactttacttcattatggtcgaataaagcaattaaagaattccttaaaattaaagattcactcttttggatgaaaaggggcttatttatgtaaatcaattatacgctttaggtcaaataaagtcgtttgaagagatagcccataagtatggggtggcagacaatcagaaacattgttttttacaaataagtaatgcagatcataaaccaataaaaggagagattggagatttcagggattctatatataagaaaagtttaatttgactatttccttatgcgaagttgctgtctgggcatgctgggagttgtggttctgcagcggttgggggttcacagcttgaagatcactgctatagagggtgcaaatgtatctgagccttggaactcaaataatgtgaaatatgagatgatcaaaatggagcccctgcactaattacttgggttctggggtctgtaaggtccatagtaaaaacatcaggttctgtctatagcagatactaaatcatggcagctccaagaaacaagcagtcattctgacatgtcacatgtgatgtcatagacagctggaggcctgacattccactgacagccgcccaagccttcagtctgtagattgttccagtgagattagtgagattagtgagattagcgtcttcttcttctacttgtctgaaatggagctaaaaggactggggttcgtccccctcctgttggcgttttggtgtgtggcctggcttgccaccagctacatcatgacggtcgtcctcggccatgccgcctctccactgatgagcatcaggtaagataaacaagcacatgattcttatttcatgggttgggagtgaggaaatatccttaataacattggtttcttttccttcacagtgacgtgggaaatttctttcccgaaaccatattattcagaattggattcatagggacgtccattggcactttggtactaacctttcttatttataagtatatggttatgcatactgaagagttcaggggtcatcaggtcctgatccagaggatcctgctggccattgtgtgggcctcctgttttgccacagctgtcatgcatgtattgtcccccgaagaatatcccaggatacactttgtcagcacgataatttccattacatgtgaagccttatactaccttgggcagtccatccagatgtataaattaccaggagcaaaaaaagtcattcaccatagtagatgcacctgctgtggcctgacttttgtctgtgtaattttctattttgaatatgaaacattaaaggaattattccataatgatgaagactgggacgagatccgtgaaatccccatcataatcatcgagtgggtgatgcttctactgatcctgataaacatcgtgacctattattccaccatgcagaggttattgttgaccgtctccagaaacagctgcacactctctcttagagtaaaaattgatgacttcggggtgtagaccaccacgtgggccatcaagaggacttctgggagagatactgcacaggacacgaaAAAACCATCTAAaaaagaataactgggggactatatatggtgccagtaatcatggcacaataatatgagctggtgatattacctatacaaaaaaaaaaaaaaaaaaaataaaaaaaaatattggtgtgttaaGTGTAATACCTAGGTGGAAAAACAAAATCATTATATccaccctctgcattaccctgttcattatttttcaagcaagcactttgttctaattcgtccactctctggcatgctccttgtataaggggtttgggataccctttttgtttaaaacgatcctccaggttatgTAGTTGTTGctggaatttctgtgtggaagaacaattccttcggattcttttcatttgaccaaatggaatgttcttcttccattatttcagatggcaactgttaaagtcgagataGCTgattgcatccacctccttaaaataggtggcaatatgcaaacagccatcctgaatatagatatttatatccactgatgcagcgctgcctttggcaatctctggctctgccatagcgctttttttgagggggcgtgttggctgtcctttcgtctggtggtcaacactagtgttgctcgcaaatattcgcaatgcgaatattattcgcgaatatcgcatatacgtgaattcgcgaatattagccaatatagcactatataatcgaaattacgaatattgtttttttttttttttcacagtacacatcacagtgatcatccctctctgcttccagcttgtgtggtataaaggaggctctaatactactgtgtgagactggcgtacgaattttcgcacatgggaaaattagcatatgcgaatttccgcttatgcaaatttttcgcatatggtaatttttgcacatgcaagttttcgtttatgctaattttcgcatatgcgaaaatataacgagaatattacgaatatgcgaatttagctaatatatgccgaatatatgacgaatccatatattcgcaaaatatcgtgaattcgaatatggcctatgctgctcaacactagttgcaatgaggccgagacctgactcactagtcagctaatggcagggagcctgtcttcttcaatgggtggagcgatcgcttggtgggagagagatcaatctgcaactaatgcaacagctgtaggcaccctgattgaaaaccacaggtcttttgaatggatgcagctcatttatgtttccatgggtggggtggctgatgtgtgggagggaggaaacggAATTattggatttgtaggcaaaagaagaaaactcaaacaggaaataccagttcacaaaaagctagccacagtattatggtatctcacaacatagccatttagccccaagacaagcgcagatccttcctaagcatgtccattactgtctgccaggtacgtactaaaatcaccttatggtggataacccctttaaaatcaaggtACAACAACGGTGAGCACAACTTATTAATGCTTACACCTTGAAACTGGAAGAAACAaatcaatactttttttttgcaacaatCTCAATTTTTTGCACAACACACATTAAATTGTCCCCATACTACTAGATATTGTCATCACAGGATATCATTTGGCAAAGCTGTTGGAATCTTTTTTACACCAGAAAACTGCCCTTCCCCATGGTATTCCTAAAGATTCCAACAGCTTTGCCAAATGATATCCTGTGATGACAATATCTAGTAGTATGGGGACAATTTAATGGAGAGAGCAACCAAATGGTAGAAAATggtcccacttaaaggggtactccacccctagacatgtcatcccctatccaacgcataggggataacatgtctgatcgcgaggtccGGTAGCGGGAACACCCCGCAATCTCTGGGCGAGCACTATGGCGCTACAGTCACAGAAGCctgaggccgtgacatcacaccacgccctctccattcatgtctatgaattTGTACTAGACAtcacgcctcctctcatagacatcaatagagggggcatggcagtggaGTCCGCTTCGTGCACCGGATGCCGCAGCAGAGATTtggtgggtccccagcagccggataggggataacatgtctagccacggagtaaccctttaagcctcagtgcaaatttttttttttttcgggggggggggggggggtatttttgatgttgtattatttttttttgtttattttgtaggGGGGGTTCTCTTTATGTTGGTGTGttgtcatttatttttttgtttgtttctttctttctttgtttagttttttgggttgtttttttcagggGAGGGGTTATTTTTATGTTGTAtttttgtttgttcttttgtttgtttttagggGGGATTAtctttatgttgtttttttgttgttgttttttttgggggggggtttgaggggggaggagggggactcTCTTTATTTTTGTAACATTGAAAGGAAGTCCTATAGAATcctgcaaaataaaatataaaaaaaaaaaaaaaaaaatcttccttcCCTTGTCGTGGGTTATTTTCTATTTAAACTCATTTTATTACTCATTAA from the Hyla sarda isolate aHylSar1 chromosome 8, aHylSar1.hap1, whole genome shotgun sequence genome contains:
- the LOC130284986 gene encoding uncharacterized protein LOC130284986 translates to MELKGLGFVPLLLAFWCVAWLATSYIMTVVLGHAASPLMSISDVGNFFPETILFRIGFIGTSIGTLVLTFLIYKYMVMHTEEFRGHQVLIQRILLAIVWASCFATAVMHVLSPEEYPRIHFVSTIISITCEALYYLGQSIQMYKLPGAKKVIHHSRCTCCGLTFVCVIFYFEYETLKELFHNDEDWDEIREIPIIIIEWVMLLLILINIVTYYSTMQRLLLTVSRNSCTLSLRVKIDDFGV